The genomic DNA TCGAGGGCCGTCCGATCGATCCCCGCAGCGTCCGAGATCGCGTCGCGTACCGACCTCCCGTCGTCAGTACCTGCGTCGTACCGCCGTGGGACGAAGCCGCGGACGTTCCCGGCCACCGCGAACGGGGCTCCGTCGACGACGTCCGCGAGGGCGCTCGCGTTCGATGCACCCGTCTCGAGGACGGGCGGGACCGACGCGAGCAGTTCGTCGGGCGGTCCGGTCGCGACGATCCGGCCGTCCGCGAGGAAAGCGATCCGGTCCGCGATATCGGCGTTCATCGGTCGGTGGCTGGCAACGACGATCGTCTTCCCCGCCGCCCGTTTTTCGCGAAACAGCTCGTGGACCGTCGGGATCGTTCCGAGATCCAGCGCCGCGGTCGGCTCGTCGAACAGGTACAGCGGGGCATCGATGCTGGCGGCGATGGCGAGTTCGAGTTTCCGAACCATACCGCCGGAGTAGTCCGCGACGGGTCTCTCGAGGTCGTCGGCGATCCCCAGCCGCTCGACGTGGTCGCGCCACTCGTCGGTGAACTGCGGGTGAAGCCGGCGGTAGAAGTCGACGTTCTCACGGCCGGTGAGGGACTCGAGTGCGAGCGCGTCCTGCAAGAGGAAACTCGTCGTGTCGGCGCGGGCCGTCGTCGGCTCGCCGAAGACGTCGACGCTGCCCGCGGACGGCGTTTGGCTGCCGGCGAGACAGGAGAGCAAAACCGACTTGCCGACGCCGTTCGGTCCCATCAGGACGAGGAGTTCCCCGTCCTCGACCGCGAGATCGACGTCCTCGAGGACGCCCGCTTCGCCGAAGGACTTGCTGACACCGCTGACGGTCGCGACCGGATCGCTCACGGCAGCCACCCCTGATCGTAGAGCGTTCGGTTCACGAGCATCGTTCCGGCAACGGTCGAGAGAACGGCGTACGCGGCGAGCAGTGCGAGGAACGCCGGCCCGGTCGGCATCCCGGGCGGCGCGACGCCGAGTTCGGTCCAGTTCTCGGCTGGGACGAGGTGATACACGAGCAGCCGCGTCGGGAGCGTGTTCGGGAGGTAGTTCAGTGCCGGCCCGTCGATCACCGACTGTGACGGGACGGCCCCGTTGAGTCCGGTGAGAATGAACGCCGTGACGGCGACGAGTGTGGTTGCCATCGACGCGATCCGTTTGTTCCCCGCGGCGACCACGAACGGTATCGCCACGACCATCCAGAAGAGACAGGTCAGCACGCCGGCGGCCAGAACGATCGGCACCGATTCGGGACCGCGGAGGCCGTAGGACGCGCCGGTTGCGAGGCCGGCGACGATCGTCACGGTGAACGCGCTCGCCGCGAGGACCAGTCCGGCGGCCATTCTGCCGGTCAGATCGGCCAACGGCGAGATTGGCATCGAACGATAGACCACGTAGCGTCTGTCCTCGAGATCGGTCGCGAGCTGATTCCCGAAGACGAAGAGACAGACGAACATCGACCCCAGAATCCCGATTCCGATGGAGACGATTGCGTCGGACACGGCTGACCCACTGGCCTCCTGTGTCGTCTGGAGCAGGTACATGATCGCCGGGAACGCGATCACCCATGCCAGCATGAGCCGACTGTTTCGGACCTCCTGTAGACTCCGTCGAGTGAACGCCTCGGCCTGCTCGAGCCAGACCCGCAGCCCGTCACTCGACTCGCGTTCCGCCCCGTACCCTTCCTGTATCTCGGCTGACATCGTCTTACGTCGTCCCGACGAGGTGCTGACACATAGTAGTTTGTGTTACAAAGTTACTTTCCGTCACAAACCGCTCGCTGCTCGAACGTCGAATGCTGGTAGGCCAACTGTTATGGACGGCGTTTCCGTTGGGCTGCGTATATGCAGGCAGTCCAATTCGCGGAACACGGCGACACGGACGTTATCGAGTACGGCGAGTACCCCGATCCCGAGATCGACCGGGACGAGGTGCTGGTCGACATCAAGGCTGCCGCGCTCAACCACCTGGACATCTGGACGCGGCGCGGAATGCCGGGGATCGACCTCGAGATGCCCCACATTCCGGGCAGCGACGGGGCCGGCGTCGTCGAGGACGTCGGCGAGGACGTCACCCGTTTCGAGGAGGGCGACCACGTCGCGCTCTCGGCCGGCGTCGGCGATCTCCGGATGGACGACCCGACGCTCGACCCCCGCTTTCACATCATCGGCGAA from Natrinema salaciae includes the following:
- a CDS encoding ABC transporter ATP-binding protein; translation: MSDPVATVSGVSKSFGEAGVLEDVDLAVEDGELLVLMGPNGVGKSVLLSCLAGSQTPSAGSVDVFGEPTTARADTTSFLLQDALALESLTGRENVDFYRRLHPQFTDEWRDHVERLGIADDLERPVADYSGGMVRKLELAIAASIDAPLYLFDEPTAALDLGTIPTVHELFREKRAAGKTIVVASHRPMNADIADRIAFLADGRIVATGPPDELLASVPPVLETGASNASALADVVDGAPFAVAGNVRGFVPRRYDAGTDDGRSVRDAISDAAGIDRTALEIVEPTYTDLFTYYTNGVSTPMTSDRR
- a CDS encoding ABC transporter permease; amino-acid sequence: MSAEIQEGYGAERESSDGLRVWLEQAEAFTRRSLQEVRNSRLMLAWVIAFPAIMYLLQTTQEASGSAVSDAIVSIGIGILGSMFVCLFVFGNQLATDLEDRRYVVYRSMPISPLADLTGRMAAGLVLAASAFTVTIVAGLATGASYGLRGPESVPIVLAAGVLTCLFWMVVAIPFVVAAGNKRIASMATTLVAVTAFILTGLNGAVPSQSVIDGPALNYLPNTLPTRLLVYHLVPAENWTELGVAPPGMPTGPAFLALLAAYAVLSTVAGTMLVNRTLYDQGWLP